The Lysobacter panacisoli genome includes a window with the following:
- the gnd gene encoding phosphogluconate dehydrogenase (NAD(+)-dependent, decarboxylating), whose product MELGMVGLGRMGANMAQRLVKHGHRVVGFDPGPQAREQASQRGIDAVDSLTALVAGLKSTRAIWLMVPAGETVDRTLADLLPQLSRGDIVVDGGNSFYKDTMRRAAMLSEHGIGYVDCGTSGGVWGLAEGYSLMIGGDEIPVERLRPVFEALAPAPDRGWGRVGPSGAGHFAKMVHNGIEYGMMQAYAEGFAILERKQEFGIDLGRLAQIWRHGSVVRSWLLDLSANALERNPTLDGIAPFVADSGEGRWTVAEAIDLDVSAPVITLSLLERLRSREDDSFADKLLAAMRNEFGGHAIRKG is encoded by the coding sequence ACTGGGTCGCATGGGCGCCAACATGGCGCAGCGCCTGGTGAAGCACGGGCATCGCGTGGTGGGGTTCGACCCCGGCCCGCAGGCGCGCGAACAGGCATCGCAGCGCGGTATCGACGCGGTCGATTCGCTGACGGCGCTGGTCGCCGGCCTGAAGTCGACGCGCGCGATCTGGCTGATGGTGCCCGCCGGCGAGACGGTCGATCGCACACTCGCCGATCTGCTGCCGCAGCTGTCGCGCGGCGACATCGTCGTCGACGGCGGCAACTCCTTCTACAAGGACACGATGCGCCGTGCGGCGATGCTGTCCGAACACGGCATCGGCTATGTCGATTGCGGCACCAGCGGCGGCGTGTGGGGACTGGCCGAGGGCTACAGCCTGATGATCGGCGGCGACGAGATTCCGGTCGAACGCCTGCGTCCTGTGTTCGAGGCGCTCGCGCCCGCGCCGGATCGTGGCTGGGGTCGCGTCGGTCCTAGCGGCGCGGGCCATTTCGCCAAGATGGTCCACAACGGTATCGAATACGGAATGATGCAGGCCTACGCGGAGGGCTTCGCGATCCTCGAGCGCAAGCAGGAATTCGGCATCGACCTGGGCCGGCTCGCGCAGATCTGGCGCCACGGCAGCGTCGTGCGTTCGTGGCTGCTCGACCTCAGCGCGAACGCGCTCGAACGCAACCCGACGCTCGATGGCATCGCGCCGTTCGTGGCCGATTCCGGCGAAGGGCGCTGGACCGTCGCCGAGGCCATCGACCTCGACGTGTCCGCGCCGGTGATCACGCTGTCGCTGCTCGAACGCCTGCGCTCGCGCGAGGACGATTCCTTCGCCGACAAGCTGCTCGCGGCGATGCGCAACGAGTTCGGCGGGCACGCCATCCGCAAGGGCTGA